A portion of the Pseudomonadota bacterium genome contains these proteins:
- the tyrS gene encoding tyrosine--tRNA ligase, with the protein MAARFQSDFLNTLDERGFIHQLSDADALDAALKQGPLTAYIGFDCTAPSLHVGSLVQIMMLHWFQMTGNQPVVLMGGGTTRVGDPSGKDESRKLLTAEVIDANKASIKTNFDPFLRFGEGTSDALMMDNADWLLGLHYVDLLRDVGRHFSVNQMLQRDSVRLRLEREQHLSLLEFNYMVLQAYDFVELNRRTGCRLQMGGSDQWGNILSGVDLGRRMNDASLFALTTPLLATASGAKMGKTADGAVWLNAEQCSPYDYWQYWRNTEDADVGRFLKLFTTLPLDEVNRLAKLAGAEINEAKKVLANEATGLLHGEDAAQVAQQTAQKTFEEGTVSADLPTLEVPASELQEGIGLLGAYVRAGLAQSNGEVRRHVKGGSVRINDEPNTDERRVLSGADVREGVIKLSLGKKRHVLVKPV; encoded by the coding sequence ATGGCTGCGCGTTTCCAATCCGACTTTCTCAACACGCTCGATGAACGTGGCTTTATCCACCAACTATCGGACGCAGACGCGCTCGACGCGGCGCTGAAACAGGGTCCGCTAACCGCTTATATCGGATTCGATTGCACAGCGCCTTCCCTGCATGTCGGCTCACTGGTGCAGATCATGATGCTGCACTGGTTCCAGATGACTGGCAACCAACCGGTCGTTTTGATGGGCGGCGGGACAACGCGGGTTGGCGATCCTTCGGGCAAAGACGAAAGCCGAAAGCTTCTGACCGCTGAAGTCATTGATGCCAACAAGGCCAGCATCAAGACGAACTTCGACCCCTTCTTGCGCTTCGGTGAAGGGACCAGCGATGCGCTGATGATGGACAACGCGGATTGGCTACTCGGCCTGCACTATGTTGACCTGTTGCGAGACGTGGGACGCCATTTCTCGGTCAATCAAATGCTGCAACGGGATTCCGTTCGGCTTCGGCTCGAACGCGAGCAGCATCTCTCGCTGCTGGAATTCAACTACATGGTTTTGCAGGCCTACGACTTTGTGGAACTGAACCGGCGAACTGGCTGCCGCCTGCAGATGGGTGGCTCGGATCAGTGGGGCAACATTCTTTCAGGCGTCGATCTCGGTCGCCGCATGAACGATGCCTCCCTGTTCGCGCTAACCACACCGCTGCTTGCAACGGCCTCAGGCGCAAAGATGGGCAAGACTGCTGACGGTGCCGTCTGGCTGAACGCCGAGCAGTGCTCGCCCTATGACTATTGGCAGTACTGGCGCAACACTGAGGACGCCGACGTTGGCCGCTTCCTCAAACTGTTCACCACCCTGCCGTTGGATGAGGTCAATCGGCTCGCAAAGCTGGCTGGTGCCGAGATCAACGAAGCCAAGAAAGTCCTGGCCAACGAGGCGACCGGGCTGTTGCATGGTGAGGATGCTGCGCAGGTTGCACAACAAACAGCGCAAAAGACTTTCGAAGAAGGCACCGTGTCTGCAGATCTGCCGACGCTGGAAGTTCCCGCCTCAGAGTTGCAGGAAGGCATCGGCCTTCTGGGCGCTTATGTGCGGGCCGGGCTCGCTCAGTCCAACGGTGAGGTGCGGCGCCACGTCAAAGGCGGCTCAGTACGCATCAACGATGAACCGAACACTGACGAGCGGCGTGTTCTGAGCGGAGCGGACGTGCGTGAGGGGGTCATCAAGCTGTCGCTGGGTAAGAAACGGCATGTCCTTGTCAAACCAGTTTAG